In the genome of Chryseobacterium oryzae, one region contains:
- a CDS encoding ATP-binding protein has translation MSSFALFIVVLVYLALLFLVAHLAEKKKSKFWINNPYIYALSLAVYCTAWTYYGSIGVAATSGLNYLPIYIGPVIIIPAWIYINTRIVRISRVNKISSLADFISLRYGNSRSFSAIITLVCIFAVIPYIGLQIRAISETFHLVTETAISKTILNDNATFVVILIAVFSSYYGTKYVDASEKRLGIISAIALESFLKLFFIIILGLFVIYFVFDGFSDLYTKASQFSDFKSKNTFNGIEGAMNWMVLCMISGTAICLLPRQFHTAIVENRQEKHIKTAIWFLPLYLLIFTIFIFPIAWGGRLIFEGQNVNPEFYSILIPQYFNNTLITVLVFLGGLSSSISMIIISAITLSIMLSNNLIIPYGLLGKFKAENEIQNTRNITNIRKFSIFGLIILAFAFYKYFILKTSLDSVGFISFVIIAQLAPSFFGAIFWRRGSYQGAIIGLIAGLIICYFGLIIPQYYFSYNSELKGLLRDMYNAFEFFDIYFLTRIPEIFFWSILINTALFTIISVSMKGNYRERNFAELYVDIDKYIQNHEDAYIWRGKAYVSDIQNILERFLGKKKTEQAMRIFNIKYNIDSQAETADSRFIKFSENLLTGRIGTASAKILIDGVTKEDKISLKEVLNILEESKENISINKKLTEKSEQLKQLSNDLTAANENLIIKDRQKDDFLDSVAHELRTPITAIRSAGEILADDDDIPLEIKKEFLNNIITESDRLSEIINDILYLDKLQHGEIALNIQENNIIETYKKALNPIVHLIQQKSIHISEVDLLNNYRYEYDEARLIQLFQNILGNALKFTDEQGIIQTKFSEKYDRLIIKIFNTGKNIPEEDLEMIFDKFYQSKNQNIRKPVGSGLGLAISKRIIEAHEGSIKAENSGLGVTFTISLPKNDVER, from the coding sequence ATGAGTAGTTTCGCATTATTTATTGTTGTTTTAGTTTATCTGGCACTTTTGTTCTTAGTTGCCCATTTGGCAGAGAAGAAGAAGAGTAAATTCTGGATAAACAATCCGTATATTTATGCGCTATCACTCGCTGTATATTGTACCGCATGGACGTACTATGGAAGCATAGGAGTTGCAGCCACCAGCGGACTCAATTATTTACCGATTTATATTGGACCTGTAATTATTATCCCGGCGTGGATTTACATCAACACGAGAATTGTAAGAATCTCCAGAGTTAACAAAATCAGCAGTTTAGCAGATTTTATTTCTTTACGGTATGGTAATAGCAGAAGTTTCAGTGCCATTATTACTTTGGTCTGTATTTTTGCTGTTATTCCTTATATCGGATTACAAATCAGAGCCATTTCAGAAACATTTCACCTCGTAACAGAAACCGCGATATCTAAAACCATCCTTAACGATAACGCCACTTTTGTTGTAATATTAATTGCTGTATTTTCTTCGTATTACGGAACAAAATACGTAGATGCATCAGAAAAACGATTAGGAATCATCTCCGCTATCGCATTAGAAAGCTTTCTTAAACTATTCTTTATCATCATTTTAGGATTGTTTGTTATTTATTTTGTGTTTGATGGGTTTTCAGACTTATATACTAAGGCAAGTCAGTTTTCAGATTTTAAATCTAAAAATACATTTAACGGAATTGAAGGAGCAATGAACTGGATGGTTCTTTGTATGATTTCCGGGACGGCAATCTGCCTTTTACCAAGACAGTTTCATACTGCAATCGTAGAAAACAGACAGGAAAAACATATTAAAACAGCCATTTGGTTTCTACCGCTTTATTTACTGATTTTCACCATTTTCATCTTCCCGATTGCGTGGGGCGGAAGACTTATTTTTGAAGGACAGAATGTAAATCCTGAATTCTATTCTATCCTGATTCCGCAGTATTTTAATAATACTTTAATTACAGTTTTGGTATTCTTGGGAGGGCTCAGTTCTTCAATTTCTATGATTATTATTTCGGCAATTACGCTATCTATTATGCTTTCTAATAATCTGATTATTCCTTACGGTTTATTAGGAAAATTTAAAGCAGAAAACGAAATACAAAACACCCGAAACATTACCAATATCCGTAAATTTTCCATATTTGGGCTAATTATTCTGGCGTTTGCATTTTATAAATATTTTATTCTTAAAACATCTTTAGATTCTGTCGGTTTTATATCATTTGTTATTATTGCACAGCTTGCACCTTCTTTCTTTGGCGCAATTTTTTGGCGTAGAGGAAGTTATCAGGGAGCAATTATAGGATTAATCGCAGGATTAATAATCTGCTATTTCGGATTGATTATTCCTCAATATTACTTTTCTTACAATTCTGAATTGAAAGGATTGCTGAGAGATATGTACAATGCTTTTGAGTTTTTCGACATTTATTTCCTTACAAGAATTCCAGAAATATTCTTTTGGTCGATTTTAATAAACACTGCCCTATTTACCATAATTTCCGTTAGCATGAAAGGAAATTACCGCGAAAGAAATTTTGCAGAACTGTATGTTGATATAGATAAATATATCCAAAATCACGAGGATGCTTACATTTGGCGAGGAAAAGCTTATGTTTCTGATATTCAAAACATTTTGGAACGTTTTTTAGGAAAGAAGAAAACAGAACAGGCAATGCGGATTTTTAATATCAAATACAATATAGATTCGCAAGCTGAAACAGCAGATTCCAGATTTATTAAGTTCTCTGAAAATCTTTTAACAGGAAGAATTGGGACGGCCTCTGCCAAAATTTTAATTGATGGCGTCACCAAAGAAGACAAAATTTCTCTGAAAGAAGTTCTGAATATTCTGGAAGAATCCAAAGAAAATATATCAATCAATAAAAAACTTACCGAAAAATCTGAACAGCTGAAGCAACTTTCTAATGATCTTACGGCTGCCAATGAGAATTTAATTATTAAGGACCGTCAAAAAGACGATTTTCTGGATTCCGTAGCTCACGAACTCAGAACACCTATTACAGCGATCCGTTCTGCGGGAGAAATTCTTGCAGATGATGATGATATTCCGTTAGAAATTAAAAAAGAATTTTTAAATAATATTATTACAGAATCTGACCGATTAAGCGAAATCATCAACGATATTTTGTACCTGGATAAGCTTCAGCATGGTGAAATTGCTTTAAATATTCAGGAAAATAACATTATTGAAACTTATAAAAAAGCACTTAATCCTATTGTGCATCTAATTCAGCAAAAATCTATTCACATCAGTGAGGTCGATTTATTAAACAACTACCGTTATGAATATGATGAAGCAAGATTGATTCAGCTTTTCCAGAATATTTTAGGTAATGCATTAAAATTTACTGATGAACAGGGCATTATTCAGACAAAATTTTCTGAAAAATACGATAGACTCATTATCAAAATATTCAATACAGGAAAAAATATTCCCGAAGAAGATCTGGAAATGATTTTCGATAAATTTTATCAGTCTAAAAACCAAAATATCAGAAAACCTGTAGGAAGCGGTCTGGGATTGGCTATTTCCAAAAGAATAATTGAAGCTCACGAAGGAAGTATAAAAGCTGAAAACAGCGGTTTGGGAGTTACTTTTACAATCTCTTTACCAAAAAATGATGTTGAACGATAA
- a CDS encoding response regulator transcription factor translates to MKKILIADDEHKILMSLEYSFKKIGYEVFIARDGTEVLEFLKTIKPDVILLDIMMPNLDGYSTLEEIKKNSTLEHTKVLFLSAKNNPKDIEKGLEMGADAYVTKPYSIKKLIQQIEELLNT, encoded by the coding sequence ATGAAAAAGATATTAATTGCGGATGATGAACACAAAATTTTGATGTCTTTGGAATACAGTTTCAAAAAAATCGGATATGAAGTTTTCATTGCAAGAGACGGAACCGAAGTGTTAGAATTTTTAAAAACGATAAAACCTGATGTCATATTGTTAGACATTATGATGCCCAATCTTGATGGTTACAGCACTTTGGAAGAAATTAAAAAAAACAGCACATTAGAACATACGAAAGTTTTATTTCTGAGTGCCAAAAACAATCCCAAAGACATAGAAAAAGGGCTTGAAATGGGAGCCGACGCCTACGTTACCAAACCCTACTCTATTAAAAAACTAATTCAGCAAATTGAAGAACTGCTTAATACCTAA
- a CDS encoding acetate--CoA ligase translates to MNTEDLFQKSIDHKEKFWKEQAQQISWFKFPETIISEDENNYNQWFTDGELNMSYLCIDQHIEDGFGDDIAIIYDSPVTNQKIKYTYHQLKEEVSKLAGGLQSLGLKKGDTTVIYMPMIPQTLFAMLACARIGVIHNVVFGGFAPQELVVRIDDCKPKALITATAGIEIAKRIPYLPLVEKAIELAQDKVENIIVFNRKLVDNQHEMFEEIIDYQELVDKSEPADYVSVTSGHPLYLLYTSGTTGKPKGITRDTGGYATALKFSMKYIYGIEPGETFWAASDFGWAVGHSYSVYGPLINRNTTIIFEGKPIMTPDAGTFWRIISEYKVAAMFTAPTAIRAIKKEDPEGELVKKYDLSSFKKQFLAGERCDVATLDWFEKHIGVPAIDHWWQTESGSPMLGLMTYNDDYQIKRASAGKPVPGYDIKIFDENGLELDAHHEGYLVIKLPLPPGAMLGIWNDYERFNKSYLSQYKGYYFSGDGAIKDEDGYIFITGRVDDVINVAGHRLSTSEMEEIVSSHPDVAECAVVGIDDDLKGQIPFASVVLKNGSLISEQQIETEIVKKVREKIGAVACLKNVMTVKRLPKTRSGKILRKLIRTIIDGKDFQVPSTIDDEKIIEEIKEKINAYKAHK, encoded by the coding sequence ATGAATACAGAAGATTTATTTCAAAAAAGCATAGACCATAAAGAGAAATTCTGGAAAGAACAGGCTCAGCAAATTTCTTGGTTCAAATTTCCGGAAACAATAATTTCTGAAGACGAAAACAATTATAATCAGTGGTTTACAGACGGAGAACTCAATATGTCTTACCTCTGCATAGACCAACACATAGAAGACGGTTTTGGAGATGATATTGCCATAATTTATGATTCTCCCGTAACCAATCAGAAAATAAAATATACTTATCATCAGTTAAAAGAAGAAGTTTCAAAATTAGCGGGAGGTTTGCAGTCTTTAGGTTTAAAAAAAGGAGATACCACTGTAATTTATATGCCCATGATTCCGCAGACGCTTTTTGCAATGCTGGCTTGTGCAAGAATTGGGGTCATTCATAATGTAGTTTTCGGAGGTTTTGCACCACAGGAACTCGTAGTAAGAATTGATGACTGCAAACCCAAAGCTCTAATCACCGCAACGGCGGGAATAGAAATCGCCAAAAGAATTCCTTATCTGCCGCTGGTGGAAAAGGCCATTGAACTGGCACAGGATAAAGTGGAAAACATTATCGTTTTCAACAGAAAGTTGGTAGATAACCAACACGAAATGTTTGAAGAAATTATCGATTATCAGGAATTGGTAGACAAATCTGAACCTGCAGATTATGTTTCTGTAACATCCGGCCATCCGCTTTATCTTTTGTACACCTCCGGGACCACAGGCAAACCAAAAGGAATTACAAGAGATACAGGAGGTTATGCCACTGCCCTTAAATTCTCTATGAAATACATTTACGGAATTGAGCCTGGCGAAACCTTTTGGGCAGCTTCAGATTTCGGATGGGCAGTTGGTCACAGCTACAGTGTTTACGGGCCTTTAATTAATAGAAATACTACCATTATTTTTGAAGGCAAACCCATTATGACTCCCGATGCAGGAACTTTCTGGAGAATTATTTCAGAATATAAAGTTGCTGCTATGTTTACTGCTCCAACTGCCATTCGTGCTATTAAAAAAGAAGATCCTGAAGGCGAATTGGTAAAAAAATATGATTTATCCAGCTTCAAAAAACAGTTTTTGGCAGGTGAAAGATGTGATGTTGCCACATTAGACTGGTTTGAAAAGCACATCGGAGTTCCCGCCATAGACCATTGGTGGCAGACAGAATCTGGCTCGCCAATGTTGGGTTTAATGACTTATAATGATGATTATCAGATAAAAAGAGCATCTGCAGGAAAGCCTGTACCGGGATATGATATTAAAATATTTGACGAAAATGGTCTTGAGCTGGATGCCCATCATGAAGGCTATTTGGTTATTAAACTTCCGCTGCCTCCTGGTGCAATGCTGGGAATATGGAATGACTACGAACGTTTCAATAAAAGCTATTTATCTCAATATAAAGGTTATTATTTCTCCGGTGATGGTGCCATAAAAGATGAAGACGGTTATATTTTTATCACAGGAAGAGTGGATGATGTTATTAATGTAGCAGGTCACCGACTTTCAACTTCCGAAATGGAGGAAATTGTCTCTTCACATCCCGATGTTGCCGAATGTGCCGTGGTGGGTATTGATGATGATTTAAAAGGACAGATTCCTTTTGCTTCGGTGGTTTTAAAGAATGGTTCTCTTATTTCCGAACAGCAAATTGAAACAGAAATTGTGAAGAAAGTTCGGGAGAAAATTGGTGCTGTAGCATGCCTGAAAAACGTGATGACTGTAAAAAGGCTACCCAAAACCCGTTCGGGAAAGATTTTAAGAAAACTGATCCGAACAATTATAGACGGTAAAGATTTTCAGGTTCCTTCAACCATTGATGATGAAAAGATTATTGAAGAAATAAAAGAAAAAATTAATGCATACAAAGCCCATAAATAG
- the acs gene encoding acetate--CoA ligase: MRNYVIEDLPHYFEEYKKSIKNPKKFWDKVADQNFVWYQRWSKVVKYDMNEAKITWFKDAKLNITKNCLDRHLSVRGEKTAIIWEPNDPKEEAQHISYSELYERVNKTANVLKEMGIEKGDRVCIYLPMIPELAITMLACAKLGAVHSVIFAGFSASAVVSRVNDCGAKLLITSDGSYRGSKVLDLKSIIDEALEKCPTVEKTLVVKRTNNEVKMKEGRDFWMNDLYEKASADFVTIIMDAEDPLFILYTSGSTGKPKGMLHTCAGYMVYSAYTFKNVFNYQENDIYWCTADIGWITGHSYILYGPLLNGATTVIFEGIPTYPEPDRFWEVIEKHKVTQFYTAPTAIRSLAKESSEWVDKHDLSSLRVIGSVGEPINDEAWHWFNDHVGRKKCPIVDTWWQTETGGIMISPIPFVTPTKPTYATLPLPGIQPVLMDDKRNEITGNQVTGNLCIRFPWPGIARTIWGDHQRYKETYFSAFPGKYFTGDGALRDEVGYYRITGRVDDVVIVSGHNLGTAPIEDSINEHPAVAESAIVGFPHDIKGSALYGFVILKESGADRKHENLVKEINQLISDQIGPIAKLDKIQFVSGLPKTRSGKIMRRILRKIAEGDFSNFGDTSTLLNPEIVDEIKNKRIQ, encoded by the coding sequence ATGAGAAATTACGTGATAGAAGATCTGCCACACTATTTTGAAGAATACAAAAAATCAATCAAAAACCCAAAAAAATTCTGGGACAAAGTTGCCGATCAGAATTTTGTATGGTACCAAAGATGGAGCAAAGTGGTAAAGTATGACATGAATGAAGCAAAAATCACATGGTTTAAAGATGCTAAATTAAATATCACCAAAAACTGTTTAGACAGACACCTTTCGGTAAGAGGAGAAAAAACAGCCATCATTTGGGAACCAAACGATCCGAAAGAAGAAGCACAGCATATTTCTTACAGCGAATTGTACGAAAGAGTTAATAAAACTGCCAATGTTCTCAAAGAAATGGGAATTGAAAAAGGCGACAGAGTATGTATTTACCTTCCAATGATTCCGGAATTGGCAATAACAATGTTAGCTTGTGCAAAATTAGGAGCAGTACATTCTGTAATTTTTGCAGGATTTTCTGCTTCGGCAGTAGTTTCCAGAGTTAATGACTGTGGTGCGAAACTTTTAATTACTTCAGACGGAAGCTATAGAGGAAGTAAAGTTTTAGATTTAAAATCAATTATTGATGAAGCTTTAGAAAAATGTCCTACTGTTGAAAAAACACTTGTTGTGAAAAGAACCAACAATGAAGTGAAAATGAAGGAAGGAAGAGATTTCTGGATGAATGATCTTTATGAAAAAGCTTCTGCCGACTTCGTCACCATTATTATGGATGCAGAAGACCCTCTATTTATTCTCTATACTTCTGGTTCTACTGGAAAACCGAAAGGAATGCTTCATACCTGCGCCGGTTACATGGTATATTCTGCATATACGTTTAAAAACGTTTTCAACTATCAGGAAAACGATATTTACTGGTGTACCGCAGATATCGGCTGGATTACAGGGCACTCTTACATACTTTACGGTCCATTATTAAACGGAGCAACCACGGTTATTTTCGAAGGAATACCTACTTATCCTGAACCAGACAGATTTTGGGAAGTTATTGAAAAACATAAAGTTACACAATTCTATACCGCTCCAACAGCAATCCGTTCTTTGGCTAAAGAAAGCTCGGAATGGGTAGATAAACATGATCTAAGTTCGTTAAGAGTTATCGGATCTGTAGGAGAACCTATCAACGATGAAGCTTGGCATTGGTTTAATGACCATGTAGGAAGAAAAAAATGTCCGATCGTAGATACGTGGTGGCAAACTGAAACTGGTGGAATCATGATTTCCCCAATTCCTTTTGTAACACCCACTAAACCAACCTATGCAACACTTCCGTTACCGGGAATTCAGCCGGTGCTAATGGACGACAAACGCAACGAAATTACCGGAAATCAGGTAACAGGAAATCTCTGCATCCGTTTTCCTTGGCCGGGAATTGCAAGAACCATCTGGGGAGACCATCAAAGATATAAAGAAACTTATTTTTCGGCATTTCCAGGGAAATATTTCACAGGTGACGGTGCTTTGAGAGACGAAGTGGGATATTACAGAATTACAGGTCGTGTAGATGATGTAGTAATTGTTTCAGGGCATAACTTAGGAACGGCTCCTATTGAAGACAGCATCAATGAGCATCCTGCGGTGGCAGAATCTGCTATTGTAGGCTTCCCACACGATATTAAAGGAAGTGCTCTGTATGGATTTGTGATCTTAAAAGAATCCGGGGCAGACAGAAAACATGAAAATCTGGTAAAAGAAATTAACCAGTTGATTTCTGACCAGATTGGCCCGATTGCTAAATTGGATAAAATTCAGTTTGTATCGGGGCTTCCGAAAACCCGCTCAGGAAAAATTATGCGTAGAATCTTAAGAAAAATTGCAGAAGGCGATTTCAGCAACTTCGGAGACACTTCTACCCTTTTGAATCCTGAAATTGTAGATGAAATTAAAAACAAAAGAATTCAATAA
- a CDS encoding RelA/SpoT family protein yields the protein MSYDLEQENKEILARYKDLISNTYRTLDEENNKLIRKAFDIALDAHKDQRRKSGEPYIYHPIAVAKIVAKEIGLGATSIACALLHDVIEDSDYTYEDLKKIFGERIAGIVNGLTKISIMNHQNISVQSENYRKLLLTLSEDFRVILIKIADRLHNMRTLESMAPDKQKKIASETVYIYAPMAHRLGLYNIKSELEDLSLKYNNPDVYNEITQKLELAKENRERYIEEFKKEVSERLKDEGLNVSIKGRAKAISSIYRKMLKQGVPFEEVFDNYAIRIIYKSDAKNEKFLAWKIYSIVTDVYHSNPSRMRDWITQPRSTGYESLHLTVLGPDKKWIEVQIRSERMDDIAEKGVAAHYKYKEGYKQSHDDRNFEKWVTEIREVLEQQQNLTTTELLDNIKLNLYSKEVFVFTPKGEIKILPTNATALDFAFSVHTDLGMKCLGAKINGKLVPISYVLQNGDQVDILSSQNQKPKFDWLDFVVTSKAKSKIKSFLNSQKNTFVEEGKEILQRKLRHAKINFNDEEINKLQKFFNLKSSQELFLKFQTNELDASSLRKYIESKNVFNNLLSRFKRTSNKNPNFEDPKEQNLNMIVFGKDEEKLNYTYAKCCTVIPGDKIFGFITISEGIKVHNDNCPNAINLRAQYDYRVIPAKWVNEESFKNRIKIEIEGLDRMGMINDITTVISGAMGMDMKSMSIESNDGIFTGTINLEVKHKGQLEETFKKLKAIDGISRIRRL from the coding sequence ATGAGTTACGACTTGGAGCAAGAAAATAAAGAAATTTTAGCACGATATAAAGATCTGATTTCTAATACATACAGAACTTTGGATGAGGAAAACAACAAACTCATTCGTAAAGCTTTTGATATTGCACTCGATGCACACAAAGATCAAAGGAGGAAGTCTGGCGAACCATACATTTATCATCCTATTGCGGTTGCAAAAATAGTTGCAAAAGAAATTGGTCTGGGTGCTACTTCTATCGCCTGTGCTTTACTACACGATGTTATAGAAGATTCTGATTATACTTACGAAGATCTGAAAAAAATATTTGGTGAAAGAATTGCCGGTATCGTAAACGGACTTACGAAGATCTCGATAATGAATCATCAGAATATTTCTGTACAGTCTGAAAATTACAGAAAACTCTTACTTACCCTTTCTGAAGATTTCAGGGTAATTCTCATTAAAATTGCAGACCGACTTCACAATATGAGAACTTTGGAGAGTATGGCACCGGATAAGCAGAAAAAAATTGCTTCGGAAACCGTTTATATTTACGCTCCAATGGCTCACAGATTAGGTTTATACAATATTAAATCTGAGCTTGAAGATCTTTCTTTAAAATATAACAATCCTGATGTTTACAACGAAATTACTCAGAAACTTGAATTAGCCAAAGAAAACCGCGAGAGGTATATTGAAGAATTCAAAAAAGAAGTTTCTGAAAGATTAAAAGACGAAGGTCTTAATGTAAGCATAAAAGGCCGTGCAAAAGCAATTTCTTCTATTTACAGAAAAATGCTTAAACAAGGCGTTCCTTTTGAGGAAGTTTTCGATAATTATGCAATAAGAATCATTTATAAATCTGATGCCAAGAACGAAAAATTTCTTGCGTGGAAGATTTATTCTATCGTAACCGATGTTTATCACAGTAACCCTTCCAGAATGCGTGACTGGATTACACAGCCACGTTCTACGGGATACGAAAGTTTACATCTTACGGTTTTAGGACCAGACAAAAAATGGATTGAAGTACAGATTCGTTCTGAAAGAATGGATGATATTGCCGAAAAAGGCGTTGCAGCACATTACAAATATAAAGAAGGATACAAACAAAGTCATGATGACCGAAATTTTGAAAAATGGGTTACCGAAATACGTGAGGTTCTGGAACAACAGCAAAACCTTACCACTACAGAACTTTTAGACAATATTAAACTCAATCTTTATTCTAAAGAAGTTTTTGTTTTTACCCCAAAAGGTGAAATTAAAATTTTACCAACCAATGCAACCGCTCTTGACTTCGCATTTTCCGTTCATACCGATTTGGGAATGAAATGTTTAGGTGCAAAAATCAATGGGAAATTAGTTCCTATTTCGTATGTTTTACAAAATGGAGATCAGGTAGATATTCTGTCTTCTCAAAATCAAAAACCTAAATTCGACTGGCTAGATTTTGTAGTTACTTCCAAAGCAAAATCTAAAATAAAAAGTTTTCTCAATTCCCAGAAAAACACTTTTGTGGAGGAAGGAAAAGAGATTTTACAAAGAAAACTTCGTCATGCAAAGATTAATTTCAATGATGAGGAAATCAACAAACTACAGAAGTTTTTTAACCTTAAAAGTTCTCAGGAACTATTCCTTAAATTCCAAACCAACGAACTGGATGCAAGCAGTTTAAGAAAATATATTGAGAGTAAAAATGTATTCAACAACCTGCTTTCAAGATTCAAAAGAACATCCAACAAAAATCCTAATTTCGAAGATCCTAAAGAACAGAATCTTAACATGATTGTCTTCGGAAAGGATGAAGAGAAACTCAATTATACCTATGCAAAATGCTGTACGGTAATTCCTGGTGATAAAATTTTCGGATTTATAACTATTTCCGAAGGAATTAAGGTGCATAATGATAACTGTCCGAACGCTATCAACCTAAGAGCCCAATATGATTACAGAGTAATTCCTGCAAAATGGGTGAATGAAGAAAGCTTCAAAAACCGTATAAAAATTGAGATTGAAGGATTAGACAGAATGGGTATGATTAACGATATCACTACCGTTATCAGTGGAGCCATGGGAATGGATATGAAAAGCATGTCTATTGAATCTAATGACGGAATTTTCACCGGAACCATCAATCTAGAAGTAAAACATAAAGGTCAGCTTGAAGAAACTTTTAAGAAACTGAAAGCAATAGACGGAATTTCAAGAATAAGAAGACTTTAA
- a CDS encoding YihY/virulence factor BrkB family protein, giving the protein MALKIPKFLLKIQEFLDDLHIPVLGISLWQLFQIYFAGVFKGRIGRKAAAISWSFTLSLFPFLLFLLSVLPNLPHYDKLQFYIFDVLMSNIFPSNIEGDVRGYIQNNIVPNMKDISNLTILLALVFATNGTFSLISGFNENSEEKLPDVKEFILSFFITIGFVSVVFLCLFGVYYTEVVLKQFHPAYDLSWFVNNLSKLIGFVSFPIFFFLLLSLFYWLGTVKIARFRQAVPGAILTTILFILTTYLFTIYVANIARYNVLYGSIGSMILLMIWINVNVYLLLFGNELNLALRKIRIEKLLLDEIKEKEINQSEESAAIVNNIENGVHDKSL; this is encoded by the coding sequence TCTTGATGATTTGCATATTCCTGTGCTTGGGATTTCGTTATGGCAGTTATTTCAGATCTATTTTGCGGGGGTTTTTAAAGGTAGAATAGGGAGGAAAGCTGCGGCCATTTCATGGAGTTTTACTTTAAGTCTTTTTCCTTTTTTGCTGTTTTTATTGTCGGTTTTGCCCAATTTACCTCATTACGATAAGCTTCAGTTTTATATTTTCGATGTTCTCATGAGCAATATTTTCCCTTCTAATATTGAAGGTGATGTAAGAGGATATATTCAGAATAATATTGTCCCGAATATGAAGGATATCAGTAATTTAACGATTTTATTGGCACTCGTATTTGCTACCAACGGCACATTTTCTCTCATTAGTGGCTTTAATGAAAATTCTGAAGAAAAATTACCCGACGTAAAAGAGTTTATCCTTTCATTTTTTATTACTATTGGGTTTGTAAGTGTGGTTTTTTTATGTTTATTTGGAGTTTACTATACAGAAGTGGTACTCAAACAGTTTCATCCGGCGTATGATCTCTCCTGGTTTGTAAACAATCTATCTAAACTGATTGGTTTTGTGTCTTTCCCAATCTTTTTCTTTTTGCTTCTCAGCTTGTTTTATTGGTTAGGAACCGTAAAAATTGCCAGATTCAGACAGGCTGTTCCGGGAGCAATTCTTACAACTATTTTATTTATACTTACCACTTATCTTTTTACCATTTATGTAGCAAATATCGCACGTTACAACGTTTTATACGGGTCAATAGGAAGTATGATTCTGTTAATGATCTGGATAAATGTAAACGTTTACCTTCTTCTTTTTGGGAACGAACTCAATTTAGCATTGAGAAAAATAAGAATTGAAAAGCTTCTTTTAGACGAGATTAAAGAGAAAGAAATTAATCAATCTGAAGAGTCTGCCGCGATAGTTAATAATATTGAGAATGGAGTGCACGACAAAAGTTTGTAA